One region of Juglans regia cultivar Chandler chromosome 4, Walnut 2.0, whole genome shotgun sequence genomic DNA includes:
- the LOC118348247 gene encoding putative disease resistance protein RGA1 has product MVDLAFGLAGKVLEKLGSFAYQELCLAWGLQTDLKKIERTISTIKIVLLDAEDKQASNLVLRDWLWQLKDILYDADDVIDEIEYNALRKQAITAYGSTSTKVRHFFSSSMALPSRLKLAHKIKDIRERLDEIKANKNQFNLIERREDEHVMPMWREMTHSSVESLVIGRHGDKEKIVEPLMKANGNVNVISIVGLGGMGKTTLAKLVYNDETVVNHFQLKMWVCVSTDFRVTRLMEEVLKSAGCKVNKNSSTEDTLQTRLRELLEDKRFLLVLDDVRNDNRNKWVELIDLLNGGSHGSVIVVTTRSHKVSSILDPIYTHSLEGLSKEDCLSLFVKCAFKEGEDKRYPNLLSIADKIVEKCKRVPLAVKSLGGLLYSKVDEREWEFVRDSEIWELEENEGSILPALRLSYNQMPIHLKRCFAYCVNFPKDHEFNNFLLIEQWVAHGLILQLPVYKKQELEDIGDLYIKELMSRCFFQDLDEPIFDMYTFKMHDLVHDLVLSIGHEEWLEIDSDNKDMASTVHHLSISSSDQQVSKFSNKLANVRSIMYRTKPHVSSVEACISRFKSLRVLAIPGSNFENLPSSIGTQKHLRYLDLSNNLSIKKLPNSICKLHNLQTLLLGGCRNLERLPKDMRNMINLRFLGISTKDTCLFVNGVCCFNSLQILFVVECPRLECLFPQMDRCLTNLRILVFVDCDSLTSLPPIIKHLKALESLCICDCEEIDLTGGGGGGDVQDLNLRLQILYIINLPKLEILPEWLLGSANTLKELHINGCENLNALPEWLPTLKSLHSLEIIECDELSSLPEGIHHMKTLRKVKIKDCPQLVTRLEDWSNIPELELDSEDDQEYDEHSEKGEDDQDDQEDDEDSKKGEDDEEDA; this is encoded by the coding sequence ATGGTTGATCTTGCCTTTGGCCTCGCAGGAAAGGTCTTGGAGAAACTAGGGTCCTTTGCATATCAAGAGCTTTGCTTGGCCTGGGGCCTCCAAACTGACCTGAAAAAGATTGAGCGCACTATTTCCACCATCAAaatcgtgctcttggatgctgAAGACAAGCAAGCAAGCAATCTCGTGCTGAGGGACTGGCTGTGGCAGCTCAAAGATATCTTATATGATGCAGATGATGTGATAGATGAAATTGAGTACAACGCTTTAAGGAAGCAAGCGATTACAGCATACGGAAGCACTAGTACAAAGGTAcgacatttcttttcttcctccatGGCACTTCCATCCCGTTTAAAACTGGCTCACAAAATCAAGGACATTAGAGAGAGGTTAGATGAGATTAAAGCTAATAAGAATCAGTTTAATCTCATTGAACGACGTGAAGATGAGCATGTCATGCCCATGTGGAGGGAAATGACTCATTCCAGTGTTGAATCATTGGTCATCGGTAGGCATGGGGACAAAGAAAAAATCGTAGAGCCTCTGATGAAGGCCAATGGAAATGTTAATGTAATTTCCATAGTTGGATTAGGAGGTATGGGGAAGACCACACTTGCCAAGTTGGTCTACAATGATGAGACCGTAGTTAAtcattttcaattgaaaatgtGGGTTTGTGTCTCTACGGATTTTAGAGTTACAAGATTGATGGAAGAAGTCCTAAAATCTGCTGGTTGTAAAGTTAATAAGAATTCAAGTACTGAAGATACATTGCAGACTAGATTGAGAGAACTTTTAGAGGATAAAAGGTTTCTACTGGTCTTAGACGATGTCAGGAATGATAATAGAAataaatgggttgaattgaTAGATTTGCTTAATGGAGGTTCGCATGGAAGTGTAATTGTTGTAACAACACGTAGTCACAAGGTGTCTTCCATTTTAGACCCTATTTACACACATTCTTTAGAAGGTCTATCAAAAGAAGATTGTTTGTCTCTGTTTGTGAAATGTGCATTCAAGGAAGGAGAAGACAAACGATATCCAAACCTCTTATCAATTGCGGATAAAATAGTGGAAAAGTGTAAAAGGGTTCCATTGGCCGTGAAGAGTTTAGGTGGTCTACTTTATTCGAAAGTCGATGAAAGAGAGTGGGAATTTGTGAGAGATAGCGAGATCtgggaattagaagaaaatgaaggaagcATCTTACCTGCATTGCGATTGAGTTATAATCAAATGCCAATTCATTTGAAGCGATGCTTTGCCTATTGCGTTAATTTCCCAAAGGATCATGAATTCAATAATTTCTTGTTAATTGAACAATGGGTGGCACATGGATTAATTCTCCAATTACCTGTTTACAAAAAACAGGAGTTGGAAGATATTGGAGACTTGTACATTAAAGAGTTAATGTCGAGATGTTTCTTCCAAGATCTTGATGAACCTATTTTTGATATGTATACCTTCAAAATGCATGATCTCGTTCATGATCTTGTGCTCTCTATTGGCCATGAAGAGTGGTTGGAAATAGACTCTGACAATAAAGACATGGCCTCGACTGTTCATCATTTGTCAATTTCATCTAGTGACCAACAAGTTTCAAAGTTTTCGAACAAGTTAGCTAATGTGAGGAGCATCATGTACCGAACCAAACCACACGTGTCCTCAGTTGAAGCATGCATCTCAAGATTCAAGTCTTTACGTGTGCTAGCTATACCTGGttcaaattttgagaatttgccAAGTTCCATTGGTACTCAAAAGCATTTGAGATATCTTGACCTATCCAATAATCTGTCGATCAAGAAGCTTCCTAATTCCATTTGCAAGTTACACAATTTGCAAACCTTGTTACTTGGTGGATGTCGAAACCTTGAACGACTGCCCAAAGATATGAGGAACATGATCAACCTTAGGTTTCTTGGGATTTCAACAAAAGATACATGCTTGTTCGTGAATGGAGTATGTTGCTTTAATTCTCTTCAGATTTTATTTGTGGTGGAATGTCCAAGACTCGAATGCTTGTTTCCACAGATGGACAGGTGCCTCACCAACCTTCGTATATTGGTTTTTGTGGATTGTGATAGTTTGACCTCTTTGCCACCTATTATCAAGCACCTAAAAGCCTTAGAGTCATTGTGCATTTGTGATTGTGAAGAAATAGATTTGacgggaggaggaggaggaggagatgtaCAAGACCTCAATTTGAGACTCCAAATCttgtatataataaatttacCAAAGTTGGAGATTTTACCCGAATGGCTCCTAGGATCTGCAAACACGTTAAAGGAGCTACATATCAATGGCTGCGAAAATCTGAATGCGTTGCCAGAGTGGTTACCAACTCTGAAATCACTTCACTCATTGGAGATCATTGAATGCGATGAGCTATCATCTCTACCGGAGGGGATTCATCATATGAAAACATTAAGAAAAGTGAAGATTAAAGATTGTCCTCAACTTGTTACTCGTTTAGAAGACTGGTCTAACATACCAGAGCTCGAACTCGATTCTGAAGATGATCAAGAATATGATGAGCATTCTGAAAAAGGTGAAGATGATCAAGATGATCAAGAAGACGATGAGGATTCTAAAaaaggtgaagatgatgaagaagatgctTAG